One Cicer arietinum cultivar CDC Frontier isolate Library 1 chromosome 8, Cicar.CDCFrontier_v2.0, whole genome shotgun sequence DNA segment encodes these proteins:
- the LOC101507873 gene encoding uncharacterized protein, protein MNEQAKNDAMNVRSSIERKVETVDYRSSAGQGKEERNVQVVHQPHSKTSGGVLTGAADAVASTLQSAKDAISKK, encoded by the exons ATGAATGAACAAGCTAAg AACGATGCCATGAATGTAAGAAGTTCCATCGAAAGAAAGGTGGAAACTGTGGATTATCGATCTTCTGCAGGGCAAGGGAAAGAAGAGAGGAATGTACAGGTTGTTCATCAGCCTCATTCCAAAACCAGTGGTGGTGTTCTTACTGGTGCTGCTGATGCCGTTGCCTCCACTCTACAATCTGCCAAAGATGcgatttcaaaaaaataa
- the LOC101508186 gene encoding phosphatidylinositol 3,4,5-trisphosphate 3-phosphatase and protein-tyrosine-phosphatase PTEN2A-like, whose product MEPASVTPPASRTEHYSTKVSAENGNAHPSDSDSPSLLPEAGISSWARNLKLNQSPGIGAADQNSQTENSGMSAFARLTSGIGLRVPSNETATTNSGAEQPNLIESFTKGLMDSSKSAVKAVQTKARHIVSQNKRRYQEGGFDLDMTYITENIISMGFPGGDLSSGILGYIEGFYRNHMEEVIKFFETHHKGKYKVYNLCSERLYDGSLFQGKVASFPFSDHNCPPIQLIASFCQSAYSWLKGDIQNVVVVHCKAGMGRTGLMICSLLLFLNFFPTAEEAIDYFNQKRCVDGKALVLPSQIRYVKYFEHTLTHFKGEVQPGRRCMLRGFRLHKCPYWVRPSITISDHNGILFTTRKHPKTKDLMPEDFWMNAPKKGIVVFALPGEPGLTELVGDFKIHFHDRQGDFFCWMNTTMIENRKILDGSDLDDFDKRKIPTPGFQVEVVMVDYNGTLPGKANPASKGSDGNTSNVLSSAKPTSNSSESKVPTNGDDDVFSDSDEEETRGTQRREAATDYKFMAPHQVSEATTDNVGMLAHTTDRLSLQHEERTENNASKESTTDKLHAGPNTSNMESVGASEIKAIAADASVFSFGDEDFESD is encoded by the exons ATGGAACCGGCATCTGTAACTCCTCCAGCTTCGAGGACTGAACATTACTCCACCAAAGTATCTGCTGAAAATGGCAATGCACATCCTTCAGATTCAGATTCACCATCCTTGTTACCAGAAGCTGGTATATCTTCCTGGGCAAGAAATCTGAAATTGAACCAGTCCCCTGGGATTGGTGCAGCAGATCAGAACTCACAGACTGAGAACAGTGGGATGTCGGCATTTGCTCGTCTGACTAGTGGGATTGGACTACGTGTTCCCTCAAATGAGACTGCTACGACCAATTCGGGAGCTGAGCAACCTAATTTAATTGAGTCATTCACCAAAGGGTTGATGGATTCTTCCAAGAGTGCAGTAAAGGCGGTGCAGACCAAAGCACGCCATATTGTCTCTCAAAATAAACGCAGATACCAG GAAGGTGGATTTGATTTGGATATGACATACATCACTGAAAATATAATATCTATGGGATTTCCTGGTGGTGATTTGAGCTCTGGAATTTTGGGGTACATTGAG GGGTTCTATCGCAATCACATGGAAGAAGTAATCAAGTTTTTTGAAACTCATCATAAG GGAAAGTACAAAGTATACAATCTTTGTTCAGAGAGGTTATACGATGGATCACTTTTCCAGGGCAAG GTTGCAAGTTTCCCATTTAGTGATCATAATTGCCCTCCTATTCAACTTATAGCATCATTTTGTCAAAGTGCATATTCATGGTTGAAGGGGGATATCCAAAATGTGGTAGTTGTTCATTGTAAAGCTGGTATGGGAAGGACAGGACTGATGATTTGTAGTCTTCTTTTGTTTCTTAAT TTCTTCCCCACCGCTGAGGAAGCCATTGATTACTTTAACCAGAAAAGATGTGTAGATGGAAAGGCTCTAGTTCTCCCTAGTCAGATT AGATATGTCAAATACTTTGAGCACACTTTAACACACTTCAAAGGAGAAGTCCAGCCTGGACGAAG GTGCATGCTAAGAGGGTTTCGGCTGCACAAATGCCCTTATTGGGTTAGACCATCCATCACAATTTCTGATCATAATG GAATTCTTTTCACAACGAGAAAGCATCCCAAGACAAAGGATCTAATG CCAGAAGATTTCTGGATGAATGCACCCAAGAAAGGAATTGTGGTCTTTGCATTACCAGGAGAGCCTGGTTTGACAGAATTGGTGGGGGActtcaaaattcattttcatGATCGGCAGGGAGATTTCTTCTG TTGGATGAATACAACAATGATAGAGAACAGAAAAATTTTAGATGGCTCGGATCTTGATGATTTTGACAAG AGAAAGATCCCTACTCCAGGGTTCCAGGTCGAAGTTGTGATGGTAGACTATAATGGCACCCTACCTGGAAAAGCCAATCCTGCAAGCAAAGGATCTGATGGCAACACAAGCAATGTCTTATCCAGTGCAAAGCCTACGTCTAATTCAAGTGAGAGTAAGGTACCTACAAATGGAGATGATGATGTATTCTCAGATAGCGACGAAGAAGAGACCAGGGGAACACAAAGGAGGGAAGCTGCAACTGATTACAAATTTATGGCACCTCATCAAGTATCCGAGGCCACTACAGACAATGTAGGGATGTTGGCACATACAACGGATCGGTTGTCACTCCAGCATGAGGAACGAACGGAAAACAATGCTTCTAAAGAATCAACTACAGATAAACTTCATGCAGGCCCTAACACCAGCAACATGGAATCTGTAGGGGCAAGTGAAATCAAGGCAATTGCAGCAGATGCTTCAGTATTTTCTTTCGGAGATGAAGATTTTGAGAGTGATTGA
- the LOC101508618 gene encoding ADP-ribosylation factor 1-like, translated as MGLTVSRLMRLFYAKKEMRILMVGLDAAGKTTILYKLKLGEIVTTIPTIGFNVETVEYKNVSFTVWDVGGQDKIRPLWRHYFQNTQGLIFVVDSNDRERILEARDELHRMLSEDELRYASLLVFANKQDLPNALSVAEITDKLGLHSLRQCRWYIQSTCATSGQGLYEGLDWLSSNISIKTR; from the exons ATGGGTTTGACAGTGTCAAGGCTAATGAGACTATTTTATGCAAAGAAAGAAATGAGAATTTTGATGGTGGGTCTAGATGCAGCTGGAAAAACAACAATACTCTACAAATTGAAGCTTGGAGAAATTGTCACTACCATACCAACCATAG GCTTCAATGTAGAGACTGTTGAGTACAAAAATGTTAGCTTCACTGTTTGGGATGTTGGAGGACAAGACaag ATTCGACCATTATGGAGACACTATTTTCAGAATACACAAGGTCTTATCTTTGTGGTAGATAGTAATGATAGAGAAAGAATTTTAGAAGCCAGAGATGAGCTCCATAGAATGCTGAGTGAG GATGAACTTCGCTACGCCTCATTACTTGTATTTGCCAATAAGCAAGACCTTCCAAATGCTTTGAGTGTTGCAGAAATTACAGATAAACTTGGTCTACATTCTCTTCGTCAGTGTCGTTG GTACATACAATCAACTTGTGCCACGTCAGGCCAAGGACTCTATGAAGGACTTGATTGGTTATCCAGTAATATATCTATCAAGACAAGATGA
- the LOC101507558 gene encoding microtubule-associated protein RP/EB family member 1C has product MATNIGIMDAAYFVGRSEILAWINSTLQLNLSKVEEACSGAVHCQLLDAAHPGIVPMHKVNFDAKNEYEMIQNYKVLQDVFNKLKITKHIEVNKLVKGRPLDNLEFMQWMKRYCDSVNSGQHNYNPLERREVCKGGREVSKKSAHSQPSNKGGSTAQRPPSSHARRNDVSSTGNPANQAAKVTRPSPAAAAAPAYDEQITGLKLSIDSLEKERDFYFAKLRDIEILCQTPGIEHSPVFAAIQKILYATDDNGNELAEAQAMISGCLQEPEPLSPIAEVSEEKSSSETHKRKIITNPEFDAAGSANLSPRQRLSDVSDVHHSGSPLMTC; this is encoded by the exons atggcGACAAACATTGGAATTATGGACGCTGCATACTTCGTTGGTAGATCTGAGATACTCGCTTGGATCAATTCAACTCTTCAACTCAATCTCTCCAAAGTCGAAGAG GCATGTTCAGGTGCTGTTCACTGCCAGCTTCTTGATGCCGCTCATCCTGGAATCGTGCCGATGCATAAGGTTAATTTCGATGCTAAGAATGAGTATGAAATGATTCAGAACTATAAGGTGCTTCAAGATGTATTCAATAAACTGAAAATCACAAAG CACATTGAGGTGAACAAGCTAGTGAAAGGAAGACCACTGGATAATCTAGAGTTCATGCAATGGATGAAAAGATACTGTGATTCCGTTAATTCCGGACAGCACAA TTATAATCCTTTGGAGAGGAGAGAGGTATGCAAAGGAGGAAGGGAAGTGAGTAAAAAATCTGCACACTCTCAACCCTCAAACAAGGGTGGTTCTACTGCACAGAGGCCTCCATCTTCCCATGCTCGAAGGAATGATGTTTCGTCTACTGGAAACCCTGCAAATCAAGCTGCAAAAGTAACAAGGCCTTCacctgctgctgctgctgcacCTGCATATGATGAACAG ATAACAGGATTGAAGTTATCTATTGATAGCCTTGAGAAGGAAAGAGATTTCTACTTTGCAAAACTTAGAGACATTGAAATACTCTGTCAGACTCCTGGGATAGAGCATTCACcg GTTTTTGCAGCAATACAGAAGATATTGTATGCTACAGATGACAATGGAAATGAGTTGGCTGAAGCACAGGCTATGATTTCTGGTTGTTTGCAGGAGCCAGAGCCATTGAGCCCTATTGCTGAGGTTTCTGAGGAGAAGAGCAGCTCTGAAACTCACAAGAGAAAGATTATTACCAATCCTGAGTTTGATGCTGCTGGCAGCGCTAATTTGTCTCCTAGACAAAGGCTTTCTGATGTTTCGGACGTTCACCATAGCGGGTCACCTCTCATGACTTGTTAA
- the LOC101508934 gene encoding protein RER1A-like isoform X2 produces the protein MEVAGGGAGGADDISQTETAILRWKLAVWQQYQHVLDKITPHVLRRWLGFLVVAFIYVLRVYFLQGFYVVSYGLGIYILNLLIGFLSPQVDPAISDGGTLPTSTSDEFRPFVRRLPEFKFWCSITKAFCIAFVMTFFSAFDVPVFWPILLFYWVVLFSLTMRRQISHMIKYRYVPFTLGKQ, from the exons ATGGAGGTTGCAGGAGGAGGAGCCGGCGGCGCCGATGACATTTCCCAAACGGAAACGGCGATATTGCGATGGAAATTGGCGGTGTGGCAACAGTATCAGCACGTGTTAGACAAAATAACCCCACACGTGCTACGGCGTTGGTTAGGGTTCTTGGTTGTGGCCTTCATTTACGTCCTCCGTGTCTACTTCTTGCAAGGCTTCTACGTCGTTTCCTATGGTCTTGGAATTTATATCCTTAACCTTCTCATCGGTTTCCTCTCCCCTCAGGTCGATCCCGCAATCTCCGACGGCGGCACTCTCCCCACCTCTACTTCCGATGAGTTTCGTCCTTTCGTTCGCCGTCTCCCTGAATTCAAGTTTTG GTGCTCGATAACGAAGGCATTTTGCATTGCATTTGTGATGACTTTCTTTAGTGCATTTGACGTTCCAGTCTTCTGGCCAATACTACTCTTCTACTGGGTGGTCCTGTTCTCACTTACTATGAGGAGACAAATATCACACATGATCAAATATAGATATGTACCATTCACATTAGGGAAACAG TGA
- the LOC101507248 gene encoding transcription factor MYB44-like, which translates to MNTTITRKEMDRIKGPWSPEEDEALQNLVEKHGPRNWSLISKSIPGRSGKSCRLRWCNQLSPQVEHRAFTPEEDDTIVRAHARFGNKWATIARLLSGRTDNAIKNHWNSTLKRKCSSIMIDESQPLKRSVSAGAAIPVSTGLYMNPPTPGSPSGSDVSESSVPVVSSSHIYRPVPRTVTILPPVETTSSSKSNDPPTSLSLSLPGVDSSSEDSNRVTEKTNPVPPPPQPPSAIPIPLLPIMTAPTVSIPMAVPMHQFNEAQRGSVVPFNFSSELLTVMQEMIRTEVRSYMAGLEQQNGMCYQKNDDGFRNGSVKRIGISRIDS; encoded by the coding sequence ATGAACACAACAATCACCAGAAAAGAAATGGATCGGATCAAAGGCCCATGGAGTCCAGAAGAAGACGAAGCTCTCCAAAACCTCGTTGAGAAGCACGGTCCGAGAAACTGGTCTTTAATTAGCAAATCCATTCCGGGCCGGTCTGGGAAATCCTGCAGGCTTCGTTGGTGTAATCAACTCTCTCCTCAGGTAGAGCACCGGGCCTTCACACCTGAAGAGGATGATACTATAGTCAGAGCCCATGCCCGTTTCGGAAATAAATGGGCCACAATAGCCCGTCTTTTATCTGGCCGAACAGACAACGCTATTAAAAACCACTGGAACTCTACTTTAAAACGTAAGTGCTCTTCCATCATGATCGATGAATCTCAACCGTTGAAAAGATCGGTTAGTGCTGGTGCTGCTATACCTGTTTCCACTGGACTTTACATGAACCCTCCCACACCTGGTAGTCCTTCCGGATCCGATGTGAGTGAGTCCAGCGTACCAGTTGTGTCGTCATCACATATTTACCGACCCGTTCCAAGGACAGTTACGATTCTACCCCCGGTAGAAACGACGTCGTCTTCAAAATCCAATGATCCTCCAACTTCGTTATCACTTTCACTTCCCGGCGTCGATTCTTCATCCGAAGATTCTAACCGCGTAACTGAAAAAACAAATCCCGTACCGCCGCCGCCTCAACCGCCAAGTGCGATTCCGATTCCTCTGCTGCCGATAATGACGGCACCGACGGTTTCTATACCGATGGCGGTTCCGATGCATCAGTTTAACGAAGCTCAGAGGGGATCGGTCGTGCCGTTTAATTTCAGTTCGGAGTTGTTGACAGTGATGCAGGAAATGATAAGGACGGAGGTGAGGAGTTACATGGCGGGATTGGAGCAGCAGAATGGGATGTGTTATCAAAAAAATGATGATGGTTTTAGGAATGGTTCGGTGAAGAGAATTGGAATTAGCAGGATCGATTCGTAA
- the LOC101508934 gene encoding protein RER1A-like isoform X1 yields MEVAGGGAGGADDISQTETAILRWKLAVWQQYQHVLDKITPHVLRRWLGFLVVAFIYVLRVYFLQGFYVVSYGLGIYILNLLIGFLSPQVDPAISDGGTLPTSTSDEFRPFVRRLPEFKFWCSITKAFCIAFVMTFFSAFDVPVFWPILLFYWVVLFSLTMRRQISHMIKYRYVPFTLGKQNYQ; encoded by the exons ATGGAGGTTGCAGGAGGAGGAGCCGGCGGCGCCGATGACATTTCCCAAACGGAAACGGCGATATTGCGATGGAAATTGGCGGTGTGGCAACAGTATCAGCACGTGTTAGACAAAATAACCCCACACGTGCTACGGCGTTGGTTAGGGTTCTTGGTTGTGGCCTTCATTTACGTCCTCCGTGTCTACTTCTTGCAAGGCTTCTACGTCGTTTCCTATGGTCTTGGAATTTATATCCTTAACCTTCTCATCGGTTTCCTCTCCCCTCAGGTCGATCCCGCAATCTCCGACGGCGGCACTCTCCCCACCTCTACTTCCGATGAGTTTCGTCCTTTCGTTCGCCGTCTCCCTGAATTCAAGTTTTG GTGCTCGATAACGAAGGCATTTTGCATTGCATTTGTGATGACTTTCTTTAGTGCATTTGACGTTCCAGTCTTCTGGCCAATACTACTCTTCTACTGGGTGGTCCTGTTCTCACTTACTATGAGGAGACAAATATCACACATGATCAAATATAGATATGTACCATTCACATTAGGGAAACAG AACTATCAGTGA